From Nguyenibacter vanlangensis, one genomic window encodes:
- the pstB gene encoding phosphate ABC transporter ATP-binding protein PstB, whose protein sequence is MRDGVMQDVPAADAAAPALSVRGLDFWYGAHRALRDITLDFPARRVTGMIGPSGCGKSTLLRVLNRMYDLYPGQRATGEVTFDGRNILSPEMDLNVLRSRIGMVFQKPTPFPMSIYENIAFGVRLHETLGRPEMDARVEDVLRRVALWGEVKDRLGTSATALSGGQQQRLCIARTIATRPEVILLDEPTSALDPISTARIEELLDELKAEFTIAIVTHNMQQAARCADRVAFFYLGELVEVDNADRMFTAPRERRTQDYITGRFG, encoded by the coding sequence ATGAGGGACGGGGTGATGCAGGACGTGCCGGCGGCGGATGCCGCGGCGCCGGCGCTTTCGGTGCGTGGGCTGGATTTCTGGTATGGGGCGCACCGGGCGCTGCGGGACATCACGCTGGATTTTCCGGCGCGGCGGGTGACGGGGATGATCGGCCCGTCGGGGTGCGGCAAGTCGACGCTGCTGCGGGTGCTGAACCGGATGTATGATTTGTATCCCGGGCAGCGGGCGACGGGGGAGGTGACGTTCGACGGGCGGAACATCCTGTCGCCGGAGATGGACCTGAACGTGCTGCGGTCGCGGATCGGGATGGTGTTCCAGAAGCCGACGCCGTTTCCGATGTCGATCTACGAGAACATCGCGTTCGGGGTGCGGCTGCACGAGACGCTGGGGCGGCCGGAGATGGATGCGCGGGTCGAGGACGTGCTGCGGCGGGTGGCGCTGTGGGGCGAGGTGAAGGACCGGCTGGGGACGTCGGCGACGGCGCTGTCGGGGGGGCAGCAGCAGCGGCTGTGCATTGCGCGGACGATTGCGACGCGGCCCGAGGTGATCCTGCTGGACGAGCCGACCAGCGCGCTGGACCCGATCTCGACGGCGCGGATCGAGGAATTGCTGGACGAGCTGAAGGCGGAGTTCACGATCGCGATCGTGACGCACAACATGCAGCAGGCGGCGCGCTGCGCGGACCGCGTGGCGTTCTTCTACCTGGGGGAACTGGTCGAGGTGGACAATGCCGACCGCATGTTCACCGCCCCGCGTGAGCGCCGCACCCAGGACTACATCACCGGCCGCTTCGGCTGA